The Pedosphaera parvula Ellin514 genome includes the window ACCGCGCGCGGCGTGGATCGGCGTACCAATGGGCATTTTGAAATCGACAGCATATTCATCAGGACCGCTATGGCTGAAGCTGCCATGATACCCTTGAGAGACAGGGAATGAGCTGCCGGCAGCGTAAGGCAGAGTGTACATATAGGAGTCATCATGGACAGCAGTGGTGCTGCCGATGGTGAAGCAGTCTGAATAGCTATAGTTCCATGGCGCACCCTTCTCACCGGGAGTCATGGTAAAAGCCTCAACCGTTTGGTTTCCCGGAAAAACAGCAGTGAAGGGAAAATTCGTGCTCGCCTTCATATTCAGCATTTTCATGTCGAACGTGGCCGTCACTTCCGCTGCTTCCAGATTTTGCACGTAGAAACGGGTCAAACCACCTTCTTCCTTAGTGAAAATCTTCAGCATCTTGCCAGGCATGGGTTCGGCATGGCTCACACCGCCGCCGAAGCTGCATAGCAATACCGTCAGGAGTGGTCCCCAAAAACTTCCAAGAAGAGTGATCCACCGGGTGGTCCGAACATTGCAGTTCCGTTGCTTGTTGATTAAATCGAATGTCATTGTCTCGTTATTTTTTCTTTCTGTTTAACTCCCCACCGACCAGCAGGTCGGTGGGGCAAATTTGAATTCTAGGCCGCAATCGGCGCTGACGTGGTGACAGCCGCCGGGGTAAATACGGGCACCGATTGTGTTAGTGATTGGCTGCGAGGTGCTGGCTTGCCAAAGTCTGGCAATCCATTCGCGAACCAGGTGAATCGCTTCGCATGCACATCGCGATCATCCCAACCATGGGTTTTCGAGGACTTGGAATGATAGAGAATCCAGTCTTCCGTTCCACAGAGGGATTTCACGAAGGAACAGTGTCCCACACCCCAGACCTCTTCGGTGCTTTCAAGCACCGGACCGTGCTTTGTCCAGGCAGAGGGGCTGAGCAGATCGTCACCTGAGTAACGCAGCAGGCCCAGGCAGTAGTGTTCTGTCCAACTGCCGCTTGCGGAATAAACGACAAAAATTTCGTTATTGCGCTTGAGGACCTGCGGGCCTTCACAAATGGGCATTGCTTTCTGTTCCCATGGCTGGTCCGGCACGCAAATCACGCTGCGATGACCGGTCAGGGCCACCGGATTTTTCATCTGCGAGATGTAAAGGTTCTGTTGGCCATCCTTATGCCCTGGCCAACCGGACCAGATGAAATACATCCGCCCGTCGTCCAGGCTCAGGACAGTCCCGTCAATAGCCCAACCATCGGTCTTCAATTCGCCACAGCAGCGATATTTGCCCATCGGATCATCGCTTTCAGACTCGAGAACCCACATGCGATGGTTTTCATTCTTCCCATCGTCGGCCGCATAATAGATGAACCATTTATTGCCAAGCCGATGAAGTTCAGGCGCCCAAATTGCATGGCTGTTTCTGCCAGTCGCGGGAGCATTCCAAACACAAACCCCGGGATCCTGACCGATGCCGGCAAGGGTCCTCGACTTCCGAATTCGGATGCTTCGGTGGTGGTTCTTACTTTCGCAGTAGTAGTAAACACCTTCGTGTTGAATCATCCACGGGTCGGCTGAATGGGTCGGCAATATCGGGTTTATACTTCGGCCTTTCGGTCTTAAATTGTTCTTTCTGATTTGGCGCTTTTTCCGTGCTCCGCTCCGCCCGGAAAGCCAATCTTGTCCAGAGCCCTTGCTCTGATGCTGTGCAGATTAGACCGGATCGCTTAAACGTGTCTGTAGGAGCGCTCCGATAATTTTGTAGGTGTTTGTCCGAGGACTTTTGGACGGGAAAAACGGTCGAAGGGAATTGAAGAACATGCTCTTATGCGTTTAACTGGAAGGATGGCAGAACAGCAACTGCACTTGTTCGATCCGACCAAGCCGCTCCTCGAGCGCTTCGGGGTGGATTTCTTTCGTGCAGTCCCCAAAAAACCAGGAGTTTATATTATGAGCGGGGAAAAGGATCGGGTGCTGTATGTCGGTCAATCGAAGAATCTTCGTCAGCGCCTCTCTTCATACAAGAATGCGAAGCCAGATCGTGTGCCCCGGAAAATTATTCGTTTGGTTCACTCGGTAAGAGCCATCACCTGGCAGGAATGTGACTCTCCGGAAGCCGCTCTCTTGAAGGAAAATGAACTCCTTCGCACGCTAAGGCCGAAGTTTAACAAGCTAAACACCTATCCAAAGGCATATGGATTTATCGGGTTGAAGCGAATCGGAAACCAGATGGATTTTTGGATTGGCTTTGAGCCGAGGCCTGAGGGAATGGTTTATGGTGCTTTTAAAACGGGCTGTATGCGTGGTTATGCAACGATGCTGCGATTGATCTGGTCTGCTCTGAAGCAACCACAATCTCCCCATGAACTCCCGGCACCATTAACCGCGCTGACACCGCCCCGCACTTATACTCTCCACATTGACCAAAATCCGGGATTGCTGGAGCCTGATGCCCTCGCCAAAGCCATTACAAACTACTTGGAAGGGGTATCTGACGAGTTAATTCCATTGCTCTCCAATGCCTTGCCACAAAATGAAACCCTCTGTTCATTCCAGCGGAATCTGCAGCTGAGTGATCTGGAGGTGCTGAGTGGCTTTTTCGAGCGAGGGACCAGACGCAATTATTATCTGCGTCAAAAATATGGTGTTTCTGGTCCGATCATCCCGCAGGAAGAGCTCGATGACTTGCTGGTATTTAAGAAATACGAATTGGCTGGCAGCAACTCATTGGAAAATGAAGAGCAGCTTATCACTCCGATGTCGTCTGATTTTGCCAGTTGTCCTGCTCCATCCCCTGCCCCGTAGCTTGATCTGCACGCCTGATCTCGTCGCGCAGTTTCTTTGATCGCAGTGAGGGTTGCTGGCTGGGTAGCTCCACGGGAACCTGCAAACAAAGACTTTGGGTAGGCAATACGGTACGCCAATCCTCTATTAATTGCTTATAAGCCCGGCCCACAGGACGAATCTTACGGTTGAGGTCATAGAGTCCGAGAGGATTCACATGATGATTCTCCTCCCGCAAAGCCGAGTCCCAGTCCATTTGATCCGTTAGGGAATACCACGTAAATCCCACGATGGGCACGCCGCTATTCCGAACCCGCAACACATTGGCCCATTCCTTCCAAAGCCAGTAAACCGCTTCATCACCCTTTGGCCCCTGGTTCAGGTTGGTTTCAGTATGCATCACCGGCAACTTGTAACGTTCGTGATACTGCCTGGTAATTTCGTTATATCCAAATACTTCGCCTGAAGGATACGTTTTGCCATCAGCCGCCACACGATGCTCGTTCGTCACATAGTAATCATTCCCCATGATGCAATGATGCTTGAGTTGATGATGCAGAAAAAAATGATACTCGTTACGGGTCATTCCGTTATCCAAAAGAAACTCATACATCTCTGAACTCACCCGCCGTCCATAATTCAAGTCCAGCGATAAAAACCGCTTTGCGTTCATGATCTCGGCCGGCTTGATGGCCCTGGGATTCTCCGCGTGAAAATATTCGGAGGCTTCACTTTGGATGAAAATGGCGTCCGGCCGGATCTTTAAAATTTCGTGCATGGCCAGCACATTGGCTTTAACGATGTGCTTCAATGCGGTGACGAAACTCCGCTCGCTTCGCAACCGTTCATTCCACCAGCCGTAGGCTGCTGAGAACTGGGCGCAGATATACATCTCATTCACCGGTGTGTAGAGCTGCACCCATGGATATCGATTGGCAAAGG containing:
- a CDS encoding GIY-YIG nuclease family protein, yielding MRLTGRMAEQQLHLFDPTKPLLERFGVDFFRAVPKKPGVYIMSGEKDRVLYVGQSKNLRQRLSSYKNAKPDRVPRKIIRLVHSVRAITWQECDSPEAALLKENELLRTLRPKFNKLNTYPKAYGFIGLKRIGNQMDFWIGFEPRPEGMVYGAFKTGCMRGYATMLRLIWSALKQPQSPHELPAPLTALTPPRTYTLHIDQNPGLLEPDALAKAITNYLEGVSDELIPLLSNALPQNETLCSFQRNLQLSDLEVLSGFFERGTRRNYYLRQKYGVSGPIIPQEELDDLLVFKKYELAGSNSLENEEQLITPMSSDFASCPAPSPAP
- a CDS encoding glycoside hydrolase family 43 protein gives rise to the protein MPTHSADPWMIQHEGVYYYCESKNHHRSIRIRKSRTLAGIGQDPGVCVWNAPATGRNSHAIWAPELHRLGNKWFIYYAADDGKNENHRMWVLESESDDPMGKYRCCGELKTDGWAIDGTVLSLDDGRMYFIWSGWPGHKDGQQNLYISQMKNPVALTGHRSVICVPDQPWEQKAMPICEGPQVLKRNNEIFVVYSASGSWTEHYCLGLLRYSGDDLLSPSAWTKHGPVLESTEEVWGVGHCSFVKSLCGTEDWILYHSKSSKTHGWDDRDVHAKRFTWFANGLPDFGKPAPRSQSLTQSVPVFTPAAVTTSAPIAA
- a CDS encoding family 1 glycosylhydrolase, yielding MVGAFMFATGIENSSPTIENGRVRVDQMERCGHYDQWHLDFDLVQELGISFLRYGVPLYRTFPGPEKFDWSFADVTFEQLRARDIIPIADLCHFGVPDWIGNFQNPEFPALFAKYAFAFANRYPWVQLYTPVNEMYICAQFSAAYGWWNERLRSERSFVTALKHIVKANVLAMHEILKIRPDAIFIQSEASEYFHAENPRAIKPAEIMNAKRFLSLDLNYGRRVSSEMYEFLLDNGMTRNEYHFFLHHQLKHHCIMGNDYYVTNEHRVAADGKTYPSGEVFGYNEITRQYHERYKLPVMHTETNLNQGPKGDEAVYWLWKEWANVLRVRNSGVPIVGFTWYSLTDQMDWDSALREENHHVNPLGLYDLNRKIRPVGRAYKQLIEDWRTVLPTQSLCLQVPVELPSQQPSLRSKKLRDEIRRADQATGQGMEQDNWQNQTTSE
- a CDS encoding M23 family metallopeptidase, with protein sequence MTFDLINKQRNCNVRTTRWITLLGSFWGPLLTVLLCSFGGGVSHAEPMPGKMLKIFTKEEGGLTRFYVQNLEAAEVTATFDMKMLNMKASTNFPFTAVFPGNQTVEAFTMTPGEKGAPWNYSYSDCFTIGSTTAVHDDSYMYTLPYAAGSSFPVSQGYHGSFSHSGPDEYAVDFKMPIGTPIHAARGGIVVKARGDSNVGGPDRKYENSANCVLIQHSDGTIGIYAHLMKGGVTVNVGDKVNAGDLIAHSGNTGFTSGPHLHFSVFKTRSGRERLSLPVRFRTAKESGLTLAAGQSYKAAAPEIQEVKANIPVGGEDKKKLGS